The following are from one region of the Pygocentrus nattereri isolate fPygNat1 chromosome 20, fPygNat1.pri, whole genome shotgun sequence genome:
- the opn4xb gene encoding opsin 4xb has translation MLEMMELQKHLLFRKVDVPDHVHYTLAFIILMVGTLGVAGNTLVIFAFCSNRKLRTLPNFFIINLAVSDLLMALTQSPLFFINCLHTQWIMGELVCKLYAFCGALFGITSMITLLAISVDRYLVITHPLKAMQWNAKIRTFITIVLIWIYSLAWSLAPLIGWSSYVPEGLMTSCTWDYVSPSAGSRSYTLALCCCVFFVPLGIIISCYICMFLSVRRAGRDVSRLGSQMRKQDVSRPQHSVRSEWRLAKIAAVVIAVYVLSWAPYACVTLIAWAGYADLLNPYSKTVPAVIAKASAVYNPFIYAIIHTKYRATLAEKVPGLSCLSRVSGRSRLSSFNSESSFSRQSSLSRNKVHTTSLTSRKVMGHMELDLIESRLASFRRSCREQCITKSSSLTHTKPSVCVRESLSLCEQELVSGSLAMATVPTKSLDVTQKSLQHQPDIREQL, from the exons ATGCTGGAGATGATGGAGCTGCAGAAGCACCTTCTCTTTAGGAAAGTGGACGTTCCTGACCATGTGCATTACACGCTGGCCTTCATCATCCTCATGGTGGGAACTCTGGGAGTGGCTGGAAACACGCTGGTCATCTTCGCTTTCTGCAG taacaGGAAGTTGCGGACGCTGCCCAATTTCTTCATCATTAACCTGGCGGTCAGTGACCTGCTGATGGCGCTAACGCAGTCTCCACTGTTCTTCATCAACTGCCTGCACACCCAGTGGATAATGGGGGAGCTGG TGTGTAAGCTCTATGCGTTCTGCGGCGCTCTGTTCGGGATCACGTCTATGATAACCCTGCTGGCCATCTCAGTGGACCGTTACCTGGTCATCACCCATCCGCTGAAGGCCATGCAGTGGAACGCCAAAATCAGAACCTTCATCACCATCGTCCTCATCTGGATCTACTCGCTGGCCTGGAGCCTCGctcctctgattggctgga GTTCGTATGTGCCGGAGGGTCTGATGACATCGTGTACGTGGGATTACGTGTCTCCCTCTGCGGGGAGCAGGAGCTACACGCTGGCGctctgctgctgtgtgttcttCGTGCCGCTGGGGATCATCATCTCCTGCTACATCTGCATGTTCCTGTCTGTCCGCAGAGCCGGCAG GGACGTGTCCAGGCTGGGTTCTCAGATGAGGAAGCAGGACGTGTCCCGTCCTCAGCACAGTGTCCGCAGCGAGTGGAGGCTGGCGAAAATCGCCGCTGTGGTCATCGCTGTGTACGTGCTGTCCTGGGCCCCGTACGCCTGCGTGACCCTCATCGCGTGGGCCGG GTATGCTGACCTCCTCAACCCGTACTCTAAAACTGTACCAGCGGTCATCGCCAAGGCATCCGCAGTCTACAACCCCTTCATATACGCCATCATACACACCAAATACAG AGCGACGCTGGCGGAGAAAGTTCCCGGTTTGTCCTGTCTGTCCCGCGTCTCGGGGAGAAGTCGTCTCTCCTCGTTCAACAGCGAGTCTTCATTCAGCAGGCAGTCCAGCCTGTCCAGGAACAAAGTGCACACGACCTCGTTGACCTCCAGGAAG GTGATGGGACATATGGAGCTGGACCTGATTGAGAGCAGGTTGGCGTCTTTCAGACGTTCATGCAGAGAGCAGTGCATCACCAAGTCCTCCTCTCTAACTCACACCAAG cCCTCAGTCTGCGTGAGAGAGTCTCTCAGTCTGTGTGAACAGGAACTCGTCTCCGGCTCCCTCGCCATGGCAACCGTCCCCACCAAAAGTCTGGACGTGACCCAGAAATCCCTGCAGCATCAGCCTGACATCAGAGAGCAGCTTTAA
- the LOC108413022 gene encoding pikachurin, whose product MLGSSRVLCIWAVFGLMVVDVAFGARRTSSRKSERLSPPLDIQLQTVNCTAIRVQWKMPRRHVSTITGYRVFYTETRMGRPISSTVTLDVPLSLDMLTTGQLDGQASFDVVIGKLKVATHYRVSVGAYGWAGDGRPSMPRDISTASHEICMPPSPPSQPIVVAVSDTELALSWQQGESEGSAPVLHFLVAYIRPEMDTEWTYIREPVESSSMVLKGLIPETQYQFVIRAVNTLGVSPPSPINPPVRTLGAADVGSGDYDLYLMNSKTKDEDGFDVDDSDYDVFIEELKPFPAVKTSSRRSQLRSRTGTPRNGNVVYRMRTLPVPKSTPAPKSSNFTSPISVWTLTTTSGPSALTTTGSTTTTTSAVTRRISPAPSATAPPTPSPSMTVWKGAEPRVYDVPCDETVCPPNSFCINDYDSGGSRCHCNLGYQGELCAQGVSIQFPKFYGYSHMTFEPLKNSYQSFQITVEFKADSEDGLLLYCGENDHGRGDFTSLALLRGKLHYRFNCGTGAAQIVSESSIVIGQWHTATLFRDGLNGWLRLDNDTPVSGRSQGQYSKITFRTPLFVGGAPSAYWLVRAVGTNRGFQGCVQSLSINSKPTDLRPWPRGNALSGADIGECSNSVCEEVICANGGVCFPTRADSYICLCPLGYRGVHCEESFLLALPQFNESLQSYASAPWPQSSHTYLSFMEFEIIFQPTNQDGTLLYSDDTASQDFLSINLVGGYVEFRFDCGSGPAIIRSEEPVSMNEWHELRVSRTAKNGILQVDEQRPVEGSAEGAFTQIKCSSPLYIGGVPDYDATKSSAGVLRAFSGAIQKITLNDRAVAVATGQAGGINVLNALHPCVENPCANGGTCRPKRDGYDCDCALGYDGKHCQKECGNYCLNTVTEAIEIPQFTGRSYLTYDSRDILKRVSGSRTNVFMRFKSTSADGLLMWRGSNPMRANSDFLSVGLQDGSLMFSYNLGSGAAVIVVNGTFSDGKWHRVKAVRDGQFGKLTVDDYGAKTGRSPGKMRQLNINGDLYVGGMKEIALYTSRQYLAGLVGCVSHFTLSTDYHVSLVEDAADGKNINTCTN is encoded by the exons GTGTTTTACACAGAGACGAGGATGGGCCGCCCCATTAGCTCGACTGTGACTCTGGATGTTCCTCTGAGCCTGGACATGCTCACTACT GGGCAGCTTGACGGACAAGCAAGTTTT GATGTGGTGATTGGGAAGCTGAAGGTAGCGACACATTACCGTGTGAGCGTTGGGGCATATGGCTGGGCAGGGGATGGCCGTCCCAGCATGCCGAGGGACATCAGCACTGCTTCTCATG aaATTTGTATGCCCCCCTCACCCCCGTCCCAGCCCATTGTGGTTGCTGTTTCGGATACAGAGCTGGCATTGTCGTGGCAACAGGGAGAAAGTGAGGGGAGTGCTCCTGTGCTGCACTTCCTGGTGGCCTATATCAG GCCAGAGATGGACACTGAGTGGACATATATCCGTGAGCCAGTAGAGTCCAGTTCGATGGTTCTGAAAGGCCTGATCCCTGAGACGCAGTACCAGTTCGTCATCAGAGCTGTGAACACACTTGGGGTCAGCCCACCGAGTCCTATAAACCCACCCGTCCGCACACTTG GTGCAGCTGATGTGGGCAGTGGAGATTACGATCTTTACCTCATGAACTCTAAAACTAAAGATGAAGATGGCTTTGATGTTGATGACTCTGACTATGACGTCTTCATAGAGGAG CTGAAGCCGTTTCCTGCCGTGAAGACCAGCAGCCGGCGCTCTCAGCTCAGATCCCGCACCGGAACACCTAGGAATGGGAATGTCGTCTACAGAATGAGAACGCTACCTGTGCCTAAAAGCACACCTGCACCCAAAAGTAGCAACTTCACCTCACCTATTAGTGTCTGGACATTAACCACAACATCTGGACCCTCTGCGCTGACCACTACCGGCTCTACCACAACTACGACCTCTGCGGTCACCCGCAGAATAAGCCCTGCCCCGTCCGCCACAGCCCCTCCCACCCCCAGCCCCTCAATGACAGTGTGGAAGGGGGCGGAGCCTCGGGTGTATGACGTTCCGTGTGATGAGACGGTCTGCCCCCCCAACAGTTTCTGCATTAATGACTACGACAGCGGCGGCTCGCGCTGCCACTGCAACCTCGGCTACCAGGGGGAGCTCTGCGCGCAAG GTGTGAGCATCCAGTTCCCAAAGTTTTACGGATATTCTCACATGACCTTTGAGCCCCTGAAGAACTCATACCAGAGCTTCCAGATCACTGTGGAGTTTAAG gcgGACTCTGAGGACGGCCTGTTGCTGTACTGTGGGGAGAATGATCACGGCCGGGGGGATTTCACCTCTCTCGCGCTGCTACGGGGAAAACTGCATTACAG GTTTAACTGCGGGACAGGGGCTGCACAGATCGTGAGTGAAAGCTCAATCGTGATTGGCCAGTGGCACACAGCCACTTTATTCAGAGATGGCCTGAATGGCTGGCTGCGGCTGGACAATGATACACCTGTATCAGGACGCTCACAG GGTCAGTACAGTAAGATAACGTTCCGGACTCCTCTGTTTGTGGGCGGAGCTCCCAGTGCTTACTGGCTTGTGAGAGCTGTGGGGACCAATCGTGGCTTTCAGGGGTGTGTCCAGAGCCTGTCAATCAACAGCAAACCCACTGATCTCCGACCCTGGCCCCGGGGGAATGCCCTCAGCGGGGCAGACATCG gtGAGTGCagtaacagtgtgtgtgaggaggtCATCTGTGCTAACGGTGGAGTGTGTTTCCCCACGAGAGCAGACAGCTACATCTGTCTCTGTCCACTCGGATACAGAGGAGTCCACTGTGAAGAGA GCTTCCTGCTGGCTCTTCCTCAGTTCAATGAGAGTCTGCAGTCATACGCTAGCGCCCCCTGGCCTCAGTCCTCTCACACCTACCTGTCTTTCATGGAGTTTGAGATCATTTTCCAGCCGACCAATCAGGACGGGACGCTGCTCTACAGCGATGATACAGCCAGTCAGGACTTCCTGTCCATCAACCTGGTGGGGGGATATGTGGAGTTCCGCTTCGACTGCGGCTCCGGACCCGCCATCATCAG gagcGAGGAGCCAGTCAGTATGAATGAGTGGCATGAGCTCCGTGTGTCCCGCACGGCTAAAAATGGAATCCTCCAGGTGGACGAGCAGCGGCCAGTAGAGGGCAGTGCTGAG GGTGCCTTCACCCAGATTAAGTGCAGTTCTCCGCTTTACATCGGTGGAGTCCCTGATTACGATGCCACTAAGAGCAGCGCTGGAGTCCTCAGAGCTTTCAGTGGAGCCATTCAGAAG ATTACACTGAATGACCGTGCGGTTGCCGTGGCAACGGGGCAGGCAGGAGGGATAAATGTCTTGAACGCTCTACACCCCTGCGTGGAGAACCCCTGCGCTAACGGAGGAACCTGCAGGCCCAAACGGGACGGATACGACTGCGACTGCGCGCTGGGCTACGATGGAAAACACTGCCAGAAAG AGTGTGGAAATTACTGCCTAAACA ctgtGACCGAGGCTATTGAAATCCCTCAGTTTACCGGGCGCAGCTATCTGACCTATGACAGTCGAGATATTCTCAAAAG GGTTTCCGGCTCCAGGACGAATGTGTTCATGCGCTTTAAGAGCACGTCTGCAGATGGACTGCTGATGTGGAGAGGATCCAACCCAATGAGAGCTAACAGTGACTTCCTGTCTGTGGGACTGCAGGACGGGTCACTAATGTTCAG CTATAACCTGGGCAGCGGTGCTGCTGTTATTGTGGTTAACGGAACCTTCAGTGATGGGAAGTGGCACCGAGTGAAAGCAGTCAG gGATGGGCAGTTTGGTAAACTGACCGTGGATGATTATGGGGCTAAAACAGGCAGATCACCAGGCAAGATGAGGCAGCTCAACATTAACGGAGATCTTTACGTTG GTGGGATGAAGGAGATCGCCCTGTACACCAGCAGGCAGTACCTGGCAGGGTTAGTAGGCTGTGTTTCACACTTCACTCTGTCTACCGACTACCATGTTTCTCTGGTGGAGGACGCAGCTGACGGCAAGAACATCAACACCTGCACCAACTGA